A part of Brassica rapa cultivar Chiifu-401-42 chromosome A05, CAAS_Brap_v3.01, whole genome shotgun sequence genomic DNA contains:
- the LOC103868294 gene encoding probable disease resistance protein RPP1, with amino-acid sequence MASSSFSLSPLSSLPPSWKHHVFPSFHGADVRKSFLSHILKEFRSKGIDTFIDDDIERNKSIGPQLIDAIKGSKIGIILLSKNYASSSWCLNELVEIMKCRTELGQTVMTIFYEVDPADVKKQRKDFGKSFRKTCKGKTSDEIETWKKALEGVATIAGYHSNNWDNEAAMIEKIATDVSNILNSSTPTRDFEELFVPGAHMEKWNYFFLNV; translated from the exons ATGGCTTcgtcttctttttctctttctcctCTATCTTCTCTGCCTCCAAGTTGGAAGCACCATGTCTTCCCGAGCTTCCATGGGGCAGATGTCCGCAAATCCTTTCTCAGTCACATTCTGAAGGAGTTTAGAAGCAAAGGAATTGACACTTTCATTGACGATGATATCGAGAGGAATAAGTCGATCGGTCCCCAGCTTATCGATGCTATTAAAGGATCGAAAATTGGGATCATCTTGCTCTCCAAGAACTATGCTTCTTCGTCTTGGTGCCTAAACGAGTTAGTGGAGATCATGAAGTGTAGGACAGAGCTTGGTCAGACAGTTATGACCATTTTCTATGAAGTGGATCCAGCTGATGTAAAGAAGCAGAGGAAAGATTTTGGGAAGTCCTTTAGAAAAACGTGTAAAGGCAAAACAAGTGACGAGATTGAGACATGGAAAAAGGCTTTGGAAGGTGTGGCCACCATCGCTGGTTACCATTCAAACAACTG gGATAATGAAGCAGCCATGATCGAAAAAATAGCAACTGATGTTTCAAACATTTTGAATAGTTCCACGCCAACAAGAGATTTCGAGGAGTTATTTGTACCGGGAGCTCATATGGAAAAAtggaattatttttttttgaatgtcTAA